In a single window of the Acidobacteriaceae bacterium genome:
- a CDS encoding ABC transporter permease, with protein sequence MATTTEAFHSTLASARTTVAFRETVSLAIDSFCASKARFLLTMLGMVIGSASIILVATLGLTGRQYALNMIASIGPNMIEMQYVGGNVTGPDNTTTPDSMTIEDMNTVVDQVPGIRYSSPMLEYHDRIGMGSGVTKDAMFLGVSPQYKDVRNLKVLAGRFFDDQDANTHAKVAVLIAPLAEALYGSYANAIDQSISVKGIPFTIIGVFKESVETFGQSEVNDQTILIPYPVARYFTGTNTVKQIFFAVDNPQQVEPAAEHILEIIRSRHRPSSVYNAFTLTAVLRVMSQIATMLTVVLTLASAITLIVSGVGIMNSMLANVQARIKEIGIRKALGATRREILMQFLTESIFMSLSGGLVGTIIGLALPLSLRLFSPVKIPVSPWSAVIALVTSVLVGVAFGTLPAQRAARLDPVTTLKYE encoded by the coding sequence TTGGCAACCACAACTGAGGCCTTTCACAGTACGCTGGCCAGCGCGCGCACCACGGTCGCCTTTCGCGAGACCGTAAGTCTCGCGATTGACAGCTTTTGCGCCAGCAAGGCCCGCTTCCTCCTCACCATGCTCGGCATGGTCATCGGTTCGGCCTCCATCATTCTCGTGGCCACCCTTGGCCTCACCGGCCGCCAGTATGCGCTCAATATGATCGCGTCCATCGGGCCCAACATGATCGAGATGCAGTACGTCGGCGGCAACGTCACCGGCCCGGACAACACAACCACGCCGGACTCCATGACCATCGAGGACATGAACACCGTCGTCGATCAGGTCCCGGGTATCCGCTACAGCTCGCCCATGCTTGAGTACCACGACCGCATCGGCATGGGCAGCGGCGTCACCAAGGACGCCATGTTCCTCGGCGTCAGCCCGCAGTACAAAGACGTCCGCAATCTCAAGGTATTGGCCGGCCGCTTCTTTGACGACCAGGACGCCAATACCCACGCCAAGGTCGCCGTCCTCATCGCGCCCCTCGCCGAAGCACTTTACGGCAGCTACGCCAACGCCATCGACCAGAGCATCTCCGTCAAAGGCATTCCGTTCACCATCATCGGCGTCTTCAAAGAAAGCGTCGAGACCTTCGGCCAGAGCGAGGTCAACGACCAGACCATCCTCATCCCCTATCCGGTCGCGCGGTACTTCACCGGAACGAACACCGTAAAGCAGATCTTCTTCGCCGTCGACAATCCGCAGCAGGTTGAACCCGCCGCCGAGCACATCCTGGAAATAATCCGCTCGCGCCACCGGCCCTCGAGCGTCTATAACGCCTTCACCCTGACGGCTGTGCTGCGTGTCATGAGTCAGATCGCTACGATGCTCACCGTCGTGCTTACGCTGGCCTCCGCCATCACCCTCATCGTCTCCGGCGTCGGCATCATGAATTCCATGTTGGCCAATGTGCAGGCCCGCATCAAGGAAATCGGCATCCGCAAGGCTCTCGGCGCCACCAGGCGCGAGATTCTCATGCAGTTCCTCACTGAATCGATCTTCATGTCGCTTTCGGGAGGCCTGGTCGGAACGATCATTGGCCTCGCACTCCCGCTCAGCCTTCGTCTGTTCAGCCCCGTCAAGATCCCGGTCTCGCCCTGGAGCGCCGTCATCGCGCTCGTCACCTCGGTGCTGGTCGGCGTCGCCTTCGGCACCCTCCCGGCCCAGCGCGCCGCCCGCCTCGACCCCGTCACCACCCTCAAGTACGAGTAA